The Pyramidobacter porci genome window below encodes:
- a CDS encoding type 2 periplasmic-binding domain-containing protein, whose translation MKKYVCLCLLWLASAAPLAAVPAPLERLRVAFAPGAGNLSVLAAAPESLWRDHLGLPVEKVFCAGEEEQLTALAEGRVHIVASIRASKVLAAAARGQALRIVTVACRPRPELAGHAAEDDELVSVTTGQFIMDHNDAVRAFMDAQADAAEWLERDGGAAALLARAADLDAAQGEELRRGRSFSPQLTDKDFDALTRTQARQRALGLAGPQALRSLIYYRQLRLLTPS comes from the coding sequence ATGAAAAAATACGTATGCTTGTGCCTGTTATGGCTCGCCTCCGCCGCGCCCCTCGCGGCGGTCCCCGCGCCGCTGGAGCGGCTGCGCGTCGCCTTCGCGCCGGGGGCGGGGAACCTTTCCGTGCTGGCCGCCGCGCCGGAATCGCTGTGGCGCGACCATCTTGGCCTGCCGGTGGAGAAAGTTTTCTGCGCCGGCGAAGAAGAGCAGCTGACGGCGCTGGCCGAAGGGCGCGTCCACATCGTCGCCTCGATCCGCGCCTCGAAAGTCCTCGCGGCTGCCGCCCGGGGCCAGGCGCTGCGCATCGTCACCGTCGCCTGCCGCCCGCGGCCGGAACTCGCCGGCCACGCGGCGGAAGACGATGAACTGGTCTCTGTCACGACCGGCCAGTTCATCATGGATCACAACGACGCCGTGCGCGCTTTCATGGACGCGCAGGCCGACGCGGCCGAATGGCTGGAACGGGACGGAGGAGCGGCGGCGCTTCTGGCGCGGGCTGCCGACCTTGACGCCGCTCAGGGCGAAGAGCTGCGCCGCGGACGTTCCTTCTCGCCGCAGCTGACCGACAAGGACTTCGACGCGCTCACGCGCACGCAGGCGCGCCAAAGAGCGCTCGGCCTCGCCGGGCCGCAGGCCCTGCGCTCGCTTATTTACTATCGCCAACTGCGCCTGCTGACGCCCAGCTGA
- a CDS encoding VOC family protein translates to MRIADFDHLVLTTADPESCRRFYCGALGMEYRERDGRGAFYFGACKINVHARPAEFLPAAERPLPGSLDFCLITADDIETVKAELIARGVPIVAGVVGRNGARGPMRSVYVRDPDGNLVEIAQYAHRQGGRR, encoded by the coding sequence ATGCGCATCGCGGACTTTGATCATCTCGTTCTCACCACGGCCGATCCCGAATCCTGCCGCCGTTTCTACTGCGGCGCGCTCGGCATGGAGTATCGCGAACGGGACGGGCGCGGCGCCTTCTATTTCGGCGCATGCAAGATCAACGTTCACGCTCGCCCCGCCGAGTTCCTGCCGGCGGCGGAACGCCCCCTCCCCGGCAGCCTCGACTTCTGCCTGATCACTGCGGACGACATCGAAACCGTCAAAGCCGAACTCATCGCCAGAGGCGTGCCTATCGTCGCGGGGGTCGTCGGCAGGAACGGCGCCCGCGGTCCGATGCGGAGCGTTTACGTGCGCGACCCCGACGGCAATCTCGTGGAGATCGCTCAATACGCCCATCGACAAGGGGGCCGACGATGA
- a CDS encoding ABC transporter substrate-binding protein — translation MNGHLKKLAAALLLSLAALSARAGGKIAVTYITPPLNVPSMVEKRLGLFAKHFGRPVEYVVLRNGPEQAHALAAGDVQFLPATGSTSVFLSVASGAPFRILGIFARSPRSFKILAPKDSPLARPEDLRGKTVAGPRGTILHELLALWLAEAGMTVKDVNFVSMNVPAAAAALAAGRIDVALVTGAPAWRMARAGYAVLRDGDGLVGGEVLSVTTEAMLRDHPDLVEKFLAARRETLQWIADHRGEAVRIAAEELDLNPEDVEAQLPLYDFSMEITPADADGLQRTADFMAAQGMMERAVDVRSLFAAPRP, via the coding sequence ATGAACGGACATCTGAAAAAGCTTGCCGCCGCATTGCTGCTGTCGCTCGCCGCTCTGTCCGCGCGCGCCGGCGGCAAGATCGCCGTGACCTACATCACGCCGCCGCTCAACGTTCCCTCCATGGTCGAGAAACGCCTCGGACTGTTCGCAAAGCATTTCGGCCGGCCTGTGGAATACGTTGTCCTCAGGAACGGCCCCGAGCAGGCTCACGCTCTCGCGGCCGGCGACGTCCAGTTCCTGCCCGCGACCGGTTCCACCAGCGTGTTCCTGTCCGTCGCCAGCGGCGCGCCGTTCAGGATCCTCGGCATCTTCGCGCGTTCGCCGCGCAGTTTCAAGATCCTCGCGCCCAAGGATTCGCCGCTGGCGCGCCCCGAAGACTTGCGCGGCAAAACCGTCGCCGGACCGCGCGGCACCATCCTGCACGAACTGCTCGCCCTCTGGCTGGCCGAAGCCGGCATGACCGTCAAAGACGTGAACTTCGTCTCCATGAATGTGCCCGCGGCGGCCGCGGCCCTCGCCGCCGGCAGGATCGACGTTGCGCTCGTCACCGGCGCGCCGGCCTGGCGGATGGCCCGCGCCGGTTACGCAGTGCTGCGCGACGGCGACGGTCTGGTCGGCGGCGAAGTGCTCTCCGTCACCACGGAAGCGATGCTGCGCGATCACCCCGACCTGGTGGAAAAATTTCTCGCCGCCCGCCGCGAAACGCTGCAATGGATCGCCGATCATCGCGGCGAGGCCGTGCGCATCGCCGCCGAGGAGCTGGACCTGAACCCCGAAGACGTGGAAGCGCAGCTGCCGCTCTACGATTTCTCCATGGAGATCACCCCCGCCGACGCCGACGGCCTGCAGCGCACCGCGGACTTCATGGCCGCGCAGGGCATGATGGAGCGCGCCGTCGACGTGCGCAGCCTGTTCGCTGCGCCGCGGCCGTAA
- a CDS encoding chromate transporter, which translates to MILADLLCAFLKVGFFAFGGAYGAIPLIRDVVLSYGWLSEERLTYWIAVSESTPGPIMVNLATCVGSQQAGIPGALVATAAVVLPSFVMILLVMGFFSAAFRNQRFQSVLSGLKPAVIGIVLAAGVSMTVRNCLRGEAGGADVKAMALSALLAAAFFFPVLPHRRRISPIALIILSASLGIAAYGY; encoded by the coding sequence ATGATCCTTGCCGATCTGCTGTGCGCGTTTCTCAAGGTGGGCTTTTTCGCTTTCGGCGGCGCCTACGGAGCCATCCCTCTCATCCGCGACGTCGTTCTGTCTTACGGCTGGCTTAGCGAGGAGAGGCTAACCTACTGGATCGCCGTCAGCGAAAGCACGCCCGGTCCCATTATGGTCAATCTGGCGACTTGCGTCGGCAGCCAACAGGCCGGCATTCCGGGAGCGCTTGTCGCCACTGCCGCCGTCGTGCTGCCGTCTTTCGTCATGATCCTGCTGGTCATGGGCTTTTTCAGCGCCGCGTTTCGCAACCAACGTTTCCAATCCGTCTTATCCGGCCTGAAACCTGCCGTGATCGGCATCGTCCTCGCGGCCGGCGTCAGCATGACCGTTCGTAACTGCCTGCGCGGGGAGGCGGGCGGAGCCGACGTAAAGGCCATGGCTCTTTCGGCTCTTTTGGCGGCAGCGTTTTTCTTTCCCGTCCTGCCGCATCGGCGGAGAATATCGCCGATCGCGCTGATCATTCTGTCAGCCTCCCTCGGCATCGCCGCATACGGATACTGA
- a CDS encoding chromate transporter, with the protein MKKPGILLRLLRVFMKVGFFTFGGGYAMISLIEHLCVEREGWITHDDMMNVVVIAESTPGPIAINCATFVGYRQAGLGGALAATLGIVLPSFAVIYLIASRFDRFLAIKAVSSAFQGIKLSVGLLVLDAGIRMVRKMPRKARPRLFMAGAFLTMGASEIFALKISSIALLSCAALLSLALFSAGNLLRAGREEK; encoded by the coding sequence ATGAAAAAGCCCGGCATTCTGCTCCGGCTGCTGCGCGTCTTCATGAAAGTCGGTTTCTTCACGTTTGGCGGAGGCTATGCCATGATTTCCCTGATTGAACATCTCTGCGTCGAGCGAGAAGGCTGGATCACTCACGACGACATGATGAACGTCGTCGTCATCGCCGAGTCGACGCCCGGACCGATCGCCATCAACTGCGCCACCTTCGTCGGTTACCGCCAGGCCGGTCTCGGCGGCGCGCTGGCGGCGACGCTGGGGATCGTGCTGCCGTCTTTCGCGGTGATCTATCTCATCGCCTCCCGCTTCGACCGTTTTCTCGCAATAAAAGCCGTGTCGTCCGCGTTTCAGGGCATCAAGCTGTCTGTCGGCCTTCTTGTTTTGGACGCGGGGATCCGCATGGTTCGGAAGATGCCGAGAAAGGCGCGCCCCCGCCTGTTCATGGCCGGCGCGTTTTTAACCATGGGGGCGTCGGAAATTTTCGCGCTGAAAATCTCCTCGATCGCGCTTCTGTCGTGTGCCGCCCTGCTGAGCCTCGCGCTGTTTTCAGCGGGAAATCTTCTCCGCGCCGGGAGAGAAGAAAAATGA
- a CDS encoding ArsR/SmtB family transcription factor produces the protein MEHLVLFKALADGTRLKIVRLLLEHRRCVRALARELELSEAAVSQHLKVLREADIVIGQRRGYFMHYDVDRRTLQDLARGIGDLGAVGRACPPDERSCPNAGARCRSDFSTDDGRETKEERQ, from the coding sequence ATGGAACATCTGGTTCTTTTCAAAGCGCTTGCGGATGGAACACGCCTGAAAATCGTCAGGCTGCTGCTCGAACATCGCCGCTGCGTACGCGCGCTGGCCCGCGAGCTGGAGCTTTCCGAAGCCGCCGTATCCCAGCATCTGAAAGTGCTGCGGGAGGCCGACATCGTCATAGGGCAGAGACGGGGATATTTTATGCATTACGACGTCGACCGTCGGACTCTTCAAGACCTGGCCCGGGGAATCGGAGACCTGGGCGCCGTCGGACGGGCATGCCCGCCCGACGAACGGAGCTGCCCAAACGCGGGCGCTCGTTGTCGATCGGACTTTTCAACTGACGACGGGCGCGAGACGAAGGAGGAGAGGCAATGA
- the dpaL gene encoding diaminopropionate ammonia-lyase, which translates to MESLFKAVHYERGAGVDHAAAEQFGLAQAEKVRAFHRSFPEYAPTPLADLARLARELGIAALRVKDESCRFGLNAFKVLGGSYCLGRCVAERLGLEPDSLTFAELTSPEVLAKIDGSTFVTATDGNHGRGVAWTAAKLKQRCVVYMPKGSAAERLENIRRTGADASITEFNYDRTVELARETAAKNGWTLVQDTSWPGYEEIPLRIMQGYLTMTLEAAEQLDGEKPTHVFLQAGVGSMPAAAAAFFANLYGAERPIVTIVESNQADCIYHTAAARDGKIHAVNGDMRTIMAGLACGVPGMTAWELLRRCADNFVSMPDYPAAQGMRILGAPLPGDPRVISGESGASAFGLVTEVLRNPGLKWLKEQLRLDENSRVLCFSTEGATDRANYRRIVWDGAFARDRSVS; encoded by the coding sequence ATGGAATCACTGTTCAAGGCGGTTCATTACGAGCGCGGCGCCGGCGTCGATCACGCGGCGGCGGAACAATTCGGCCTGGCTCAAGCGGAGAAGGTGCGCGCCTTCCACCGCAGCTTTCCCGAGTACGCGCCCACGCCGCTGGCCGATCTGGCGCGCCTGGCGCGCGAACTGGGGATCGCCGCGCTGCGCGTCAAGGACGAAAGCTGCCGCTTCGGCCTCAACGCTTTCAAAGTGCTCGGCGGCAGCTACTGCCTTGGCCGCTGCGTCGCCGAACGCCTCGGGCTCGAGCCCGATTCGCTGACCTTCGCGGAGCTGACCAGCCCCGAAGTGCTGGCGAAGATCGACGGCTCCACCTTCGTCACCGCCACCGACGGCAACCACGGCCGCGGCGTGGCCTGGACGGCCGCGAAGCTGAAGCAGCGCTGCGTCGTCTACATGCCCAAGGGCAGCGCCGCCGAACGCCTCGAGAACATCCGCAGGACGGGCGCCGACGCTTCGATCACCGAGTTCAATTACGACCGCACGGTGGAACTGGCCCGCGAGACCGCCGCGAAGAACGGCTGGACGCTGGTGCAGGACACGTCGTGGCCGGGCTACGAGGAGATCCCTCTGCGGATCATGCAGGGTTATCTGACCATGACGCTGGAAGCCGCGGAGCAGCTGGACGGCGAAAAGCCCACGCACGTGTTCCTGCAGGCCGGCGTCGGCTCCATGCCGGCCGCGGCGGCGGCGTTCTTCGCCAATCTGTACGGCGCGGAACGCCCGATCGTCACCATCGTCGAGTCGAATCAGGCCGACTGCATCTACCACACCGCCGCGGCGCGGGACGGCAAGATCCATGCCGTGAACGGCGACATGCGCACGATCATGGCCGGGCTGGCCTGCGGCGTGCCGGGCATGACGGCCTGGGAGCTGCTGCGGCGCTGCGCCGACAACTTCGTCTCCATGCCCGACTATCCGGCCGCGCAGGGCATGCGCATCCTCGGCGCGCCGCTGCCCGGCGACCCGCGCGTGATCAGCGGCGAAAGCGGCGCTTCCGCCTTCGGCCTGGTGACCGAGGTCCTGCGCAACCCCGGGCTGAAATGGCTCAAGGAGCAGCTGCGCCTGGACGAAAACTCGCGCGTGCTCTGCTTTTCCACCGAAGGCGCCACCGACCGCGCCAACTACCGCCGCATCGTCTGGGACGGAGCGTTCGCGCGGGACCGTTCAGTCTCTTGA
- a CDS encoding YgeY family selenium metabolism-linked hydrolase, producing MIAQKFWDETHRRDLLDFYVEAVKTRSYSDQEGELAQKLLAKMKELEYDEAYVDAAGNVCGRVGCGGKVIHFDSHMDTVLAENAAEWKHPPFAGEIEDGMLYGRGAVDMKGGLTASICAAGAAKKLALLEGKTVWVTGSVCEEYCDGVCLEHFYRDSGVSPDFCVICEPSDNVITLGHAGKVQARVVTHGVSAHGSAPERGVNAVYEMAEIIQRVEALNAKLRENGGGTIVLSHISCQTASLNAVPDRCEIYLDRRLRLGETTAQVATELAALAAGKRASVEPGTLIHTSWNGARLVYRPEHDPWKIDESHPLTLACNAAYEKTFGEAPARYDFWDFGTNAVVPVAMGVPTIGFGPGKYKLAHMTDERCALAKVEEACCFYIHLIETL from the coding sequence ATGATCGCTCAGAAATTCTGGGACGAAACGCACCGCCGCGACCTGCTGGATTTTTACGTCGAGGCCGTGAAAACGCGCAGCTATTCCGATCAGGAGGGCGAACTGGCGCAGAAACTCCTCGCCAAAATGAAGGAGCTGGAGTATGACGAGGCATACGTCGACGCCGCGGGCAACGTCTGCGGCCGCGTCGGCTGCGGCGGCAAGGTTATTCACTTCGATTCGCACATGGACACCGTGCTGGCCGAGAACGCGGCCGAATGGAAGCATCCGCCCTTTGCCGGCGAGATCGAGGACGGCATGCTCTACGGCCGCGGCGCCGTGGACATGAAAGGCGGCCTGACTGCGTCGATCTGCGCGGCGGGAGCGGCGAAAAAGCTCGCCCTGCTCGAAGGCAAGACTGTCTGGGTGACGGGCTCCGTCTGCGAAGAGTACTGCGACGGCGTTTGCCTTGAACATTTTTACCGCGACAGCGGCGTCAGCCCCGACTTCTGCGTGATCTGCGAGCCGTCCGACAACGTGATCACGCTCGGTCACGCCGGTAAAGTGCAAGCGCGCGTTGTCACGCACGGCGTCTCGGCGCACGGCTCGGCGCCGGAAAGAGGCGTCAACGCCGTCTACGAGATGGCGGAGATCATCCAGCGCGTCGAAGCCCTCAACGCCAAACTGCGCGAGAACGGCGGCGGCACCATCGTGCTGTCGCACATCTCCTGCCAGACGGCGTCGCTGAACGCCGTGCCCGACCGCTGCGAGATCTATCTCGACCGGCGCCTGCGCCTCGGCGAGACCACCGCGCAGGTCGCGACGGAATTGGCGGCGCTGGCCGCCGGCAAACGCGCTTCCGTCGAGCCCGGCACGCTGATCCATACCAGCTGGAACGGCGCGCGGCTCGTTTATCGGCCCGAGCACGATCCCTGGAAAATCGACGAGAGCCACCCGCTTACGCTCGCCTGCAACGCCGCGTACGAAAAGACGTTCGGCGAAGCGCCCGCTCGCTACGACTTCTGGGACTTCGGCACCAACGCCGTCGTTCCCGTGGCGATGGGCGTGCCCACGATCGGCTTCGGTCCCGGCAAGTACAAACTGGCGCACATGACCGACGAGCGCTGCGCTCTCGCAAAGGTTGAAGAAGCATGCTGCTTCTATATCCATCTGATCGAGACGCTCTGA